Proteins found in one Mycobacteriales bacterium genomic segment:
- a CDS encoding cysteine desulfurase family protein translates to MAYLDHAASTPMLPEAVDAVTAALHRSLTAAGNASSLHSAGRRARRVVEESREQLADALGARPSEVVFTGSGTESDNLAVKGIWWARQAAEPRRTRILASAVEHHAVLDAVEWLVAHEGATVDWLAVDAEGRVHPDVLREAIERDPGDVALVTVMWANNEVGTVQPVRRLADLAHEHGIPLHSDAVQAVGQLPVDVAAGGVDALTLTGHKLGGPLGVGALVLGRDVGCVPLLHGGGQERDVRSGTLDTPSVAGLAVAASLAVERQPELHARLSGLRDDLVRRVREAVPEAVLNGPDGPDRLPGNAHFSFPGCEGDSLLLLLDARGVEVSTGSACSAGVARPSHVLLAMGAKEDDARSSLRFSLGHTSTAADVDALVDALPAVVERALRAALR, encoded by the coding sequence GTGGCCTACCTCGACCATGCGGCCTCGACGCCCATGCTGCCCGAGGCCGTCGACGCCGTGACGGCGGCGCTGCATCGCTCGCTCACCGCCGCCGGCAACGCCTCCTCGCTGCACTCCGCCGGCCGCCGTGCGCGGCGGGTGGTGGAGGAGTCCCGCGAGCAGCTGGCCGATGCGCTGGGCGCCCGACCGTCCGAGGTGGTCTTCACCGGCAGCGGCACCGAGAGCGACAACCTCGCGGTCAAGGGGATCTGGTGGGCCCGGCAGGCCGCCGAGCCGCGCCGCACCCGCATCCTGGCCAGCGCCGTGGAGCACCACGCGGTGCTCGACGCCGTGGAGTGGCTGGTCGCCCATGAGGGGGCGACGGTCGACTGGCTCGCGGTCGACGCCGAGGGCCGGGTCCACCCGGACGTGCTGCGCGAGGCGATCGAACGCGATCCCGGCGACGTCGCGCTCGTCACGGTCATGTGGGCCAACAACGAGGTCGGCACCGTGCAGCCGGTCCGCCGGCTGGCCGACCTCGCCCACGAGCACGGCATTCCGCTGCACAGCGACGCGGTCCAGGCCGTCGGCCAGCTGCCCGTCGACGTGGCGGCCGGCGGCGTCGACGCGCTCACGCTGACCGGCCACAAGCTCGGCGGCCCGCTCGGCGTCGGTGCGCTGGTGCTCGGCCGCGACGTCGGCTGCGTCCCGCTGCTGCACGGCGGCGGCCAGGAGCGCGACGTGCGCTCCGGCACCCTCGACACGCCCTCCGTAGCCGGACTCGCGGTCGCCGCCTCGCTGGCCGTCGAGCGCCAGCCCGAGCTGCACGCGCGACTGAGCGGTCTGCGCGACGATCTCGTCCGCCGGGTCCGCGAGGCGGTCCCCGAGGCGGTCCTGAACGGCCCCGACGGACCGGACCGGCTGCCCGGCAACGCCCACTTCTCCTTCCCGGGCTGCGAGGGCGACTCGCTCCTGCTGCTGCTCGACGCGCGCGGCGTCGAGGTGTCCACCGGATCGGCCTGCTCGGCCGGTGTCGCCCGCCCGAGCCACGTGCTGCTCGCGATGGGCGCCAAGGAGGACGACGCCCGCAGCTCCCTGCGATTCTCGCTGGGACACACCTCGACGGCCGCCGACGTCGACGCGCTGGTCGACGCGCTCCCGGCTGTGGTGGAGCGGGCGCTGCGGGCGGCACTGCGATGA